A stretch of the Geovibrio thiophilus genome encodes the following:
- a CDS encoding TorD/DmsD family molecular chaperone, whose protein sequence is METKFPETAAIKTEAYRLLALCFYPPKETVLEEKTITESLACALDSLGIHKEAEELKAAFAETPEDALELDFARLFVGPFELPCPPYGSVYLEKDRQIMGKTTMDVAAIYEAAGLQVEEEMHEPADHIAIELEFMHLMDIRIRNAEQADNKEDVDALSELRRMFQESYFVPFASKFADAVAENAETSFYRAVGKAFNKFIAS, encoded by the coding sequence ATGGAAACGAAATTCCCCGAAACGGCAGCGATAAAAACGGAAGCTTACAGGCTTCTCGCACTGTGTTTTTATCCGCCGAAAGAAACAGTACTGGAAGAGAAAACAATCACCGAATCCCTTGCCTGCGCCTTGGATTCGCTTGGAATACATAAAGAAGCGGAAGAGCTGAAAGCGGCTTTCGCCGAAACGCCTGAAGATGCTCTGGAGCTTGACTTCGCCAGACTGTTTGTCGGTCCCTTCGAGCTTCCCTGTCCGCCTTACGGTTCTGTTTATCTGGAAAAAGACAGGCAGATTATGGGGAAAACCACCATGGACGTAGCGGCGATATACGAAGCCGCGGGTCTTCAGGTTGAAGAGGAAATGCACGAGCCCGCAGATCACATAGCTATCGAGCTTGAGTTTATGCACCTGATGGATATACGCATAAGGAATGCTGAGCAGGCTGATAACAAAGAGGACGTCGATGCTTTGTCCGAGCTAAGGAGAATGTTTCAGGAATCATATTTCGTTCCGTTCGCGTCAAAATTCGCTGACGCAGTGGCAGAAAATGCCGAAACTTCATTTTACAGAGCGGTCGGCAAGGCTTTCAATAAATTCATTGCTTCCTGA
- a CDS encoding response regulator: MTEKITLILADDHAMVRKGLTAFLATAEDIEVMGVASGGAEAVEAAEKHAPDVVLLDLFMPDQPAVETVRQIKKVSPRSQIIMVTSHEGDEYVVPTTQAGAISYILKDTTPEDLIRSVRKAAAGESTISPRVAKALVTVVTRARAAKTQENQLHEDLTEREMEVLQRIAEGLSNMDIAARLNISEKTVKSHVSNILSKLYLTDRTQAAVYAWREGIVKE; the protein is encoded by the coding sequence ATGACCGAGAAAATCACACTCATTCTTGCCGATGATCACGCAATGGTTCGCAAGGGATTAACCGCCTTTCTCGCCACTGCCGAAGATATTGAAGTGATGGGTGTTGCCTCCGGAGGCGCCGAAGCGGTGGAAGCCGCTGAAAAGCATGCGCCGGATGTGGTGCTGCTGGATCTGTTCATGCCTGATCAGCCTGCGGTCGAAACCGTGCGCCAGATTAAAAAGGTCAGCCCGCGCAGCCAGATTATCATGGTCACCTCCCACGAAGGTGATGAATATGTTGTGCCTACAACACAGGCAGGAGCAATCTCCTATATATTGAAGGACACAACGCCTGAAGACCTCATCCGCTCCGTGCGGAAAGCGGCTGCGGGAGAAAGCACCATCAGTCCGCGCGTCGCCAAGGCGCTTGTGACCGTCGTTACACGGGCTCGGGCGGCAAAGACACAGGAAAACCAGCTCCACGAAGATTTAACCGAACGTGAGATGGAGGTGCTCCAGCGTATCGCGGAAGGTTTGTCAAACATGGATATTGCGGCACGCCTGAATATCTCGGAAAAAACCGTGAAATCCCACGTAAGCAACATTCTGAGCAAGCTCTATTTAACAGACCGTACCCAAGCCGCCGTTTACGCATGGCGTGAAGGAATCGTAAAAGAATAG